From the Gemmatimonadaceae bacterium genome, one window contains:
- a CDS encoding protein kinase, which translates to MSLREELQHSLGGSYSIERELGGGGMSHVFVATETALNRRVVVKVLSSELAAGLSGSRFEREIRLAAALQQANIVPLLSAGELDGRPYYTMPFVDGLSLRHRLSSGRLPIGEVISVLRDIARALAYAHERGVVHRDIKPDNVLLSGDAAMVTDFGIAKALIRASTMTPDADGAANAEASVVTQIGTAIGTPAYMAPEQGVGDPSTDHRADLYALGCLGYELLCGETPFHARPIHQTFLAHVNETPVPIGDKRSDCPPGLARLVMQCLEKDPVRRPQSAREVLQALDNVSTPTPAIRRSARASSGRFIAIGVAVLVVVVAAVALIRRRAPVNTAPAIGIRTLAVLPFANVGGDSTQDYLADGMTDELATAFGKLPGVRIASRTATYRYKNQVRSQAGLDAREVGRALSVEFVLTGSIRFAGRQLRASAQLADAATGQEIWSDVFLRDPKDLFALQSDLAREITHALAPRLSSRAAATATSAQVAQGTNDNDAYDLYLRGRFLLGARHNLPRAVELFQQAIDKDSSFARAYAALGETLEYLPYFNGMPADSVRLRAMRAAERALMIDSTLAQAHIALGLARMHAYEWSEAGDEFRHAIAADSNDVAALTQYTRYLLYVGRPAEALDVITRAAALEPFSPVVAAWKVHSLSLLGRHAEALAESRRGLEIDSTSSPLVQISTLAFVAAGHAAEARQLSMHHLSASPPFGAEVAYAAGKTGDRETALRMARGFESSAAHTWFAYSTAAAAQIGVPDTAAALADLEMATNAREIWPSFTPLCDYSFDSIRGSKRFATLLRRVGLNDALLTRPGACRAK; encoded by the coding sequence ATGAGCCTCCGCGAGGAGCTTCAGCACTCGCTCGGTGGTTCGTACTCCATCGAGCGAGAGCTCGGCGGCGGCGGGATGTCGCACGTCTTCGTCGCCACCGAGACCGCGCTGAACCGCAGAGTCGTCGTGAAAGTGTTGTCGTCCGAACTGGCTGCCGGTCTTTCGGGAAGCCGGTTCGAGCGGGAAATCCGGCTGGCGGCGGCGCTTCAGCAGGCGAACATCGTCCCGCTACTGTCGGCCGGCGAGCTCGACGGCCGTCCGTACTACACAATGCCGTTCGTCGATGGCTTGTCGCTCCGACACCGGTTGTCGTCGGGCCGTCTGCCGATCGGCGAGGTGATCAGCGTGCTGCGCGACATCGCGCGGGCGCTGGCCTACGCGCACGAGCGCGGCGTCGTCCACCGCGACATCAAGCCGGACAACGTGCTGCTCTCCGGCGACGCGGCGATGGTGACCGACTTCGGCATCGCCAAAGCGTTGATTCGCGCGAGCACGATGACGCCAGACGCCGACGGCGCGGCGAACGCCGAGGCATCCGTCGTCACGCAAATCGGCACGGCAATCGGCACGCCGGCGTACATGGCGCCGGAACAGGGCGTCGGCGATCCGAGCACGGACCATCGCGCCGATCTCTACGCCCTCGGCTGCCTCGGCTACGAGCTCCTGTGCGGAGAGACGCCGTTCCACGCGCGGCCGATCCATCAGACGTTTCTCGCGCACGTGAACGAGACGCCGGTTCCGATCGGCGACAAGCGGTCAGACTGTCCACCAGGGCTCGCCCGCCTGGTCATGCAATGCTTGGAAAAGGATCCTGTCCGGCGTCCGCAGTCGGCGCGCGAGGTGCTGCAAGCGCTCGACAACGTCAGTACGCCGACGCCCGCGATTCGGCGGTCCGCTCGCGCGAGCAGCGGTCGGTTCATCGCGATCGGTGTGGCGGTGCTCGTCGTGGTCGTCGCCGCCGTCGCGCTGATTCGGCGTCGCGCGCCGGTGAACACCGCTCCCGCGATCGGAATCCGCACGCTCGCCGTGCTTCCCTTCGCGAACGTTGGTGGCGATTCGACGCAGGACTATCTCGCGGACGGCATGACCGACGAGTTGGCGACTGCGTTCGGCAAGCTGCCTGGCGTTCGCATCGCCTCGCGCACCGCGACCTATCGGTACAAGAACCAGGTGAGAAGTCAGGCGGGGCTCGACGCTCGGGAGGTCGGCCGAGCGCTCTCCGTGGAATTCGTGCTCACCGGCTCGATTCGCTTCGCGGGCCGGCAGCTTCGGGCGTCCGCGCAGCTCGCCGACGCGGCGACCGGTCAAGAAATCTGGTCCGACGTCTTCCTGCGCGACCCCAAGGACCTGTTCGCGTTGCAGAGCGATCTCGCGCGTGAGATCACACACGCGCTTGCGCCGCGGCTGTCGAGCCGCGCCGCGGCAACGGCGACTTCAGCGCAGGTGGCACAGGGCACGAACGACAACGACGCGTACGACCTTTACCTGCGCGGTCGATTCCTCCTTGGCGCGCGCCACAACTTGCCGCGCGCCGTCGAGTTGTTTCAACAAGCGATCGACAAAGACTCCTCCTTCGCGCGAGCGTACGCCGCGCTCGGTGAGACGCTGGAGTACCTGCCGTACTTCAACGGCATGCCTGCCGACAGCGTGCGGCTTCGCGCGATGCGGGCGGCGGAGCGCGCCCTGATGATCGACAGCACGCTCGCCCAGGCGCACATCGCGCTCGGACTGGCGCGCATGCATGCCTACGAGTGGAGCGAGGCCGGCGATGAGTTTCGCCACGCGATCGCCGCCGACTCGAACGACGTCGCCGCCCTCACGCAATACACACGCTACCTGCTCTACGTCGGCCGCCCGGCCGAGGCGCTCGACGTGATCACTCGGGCGGCGGCTCTCGAGCCGTTCTCGCCGGTGGTCGCGGCGTGGAAGGTCCACTCGCTCTCGTTACTCGGACGGCATGCCGAGGCGCTGGCGGAATCGCGGCGCGGTTTGGAGATCGATTCGACGTCGTCGCCCCTCGTCCAGATCTCGACTCTCGCGTTCGTCGCCGCGGGGCACGCCGCCGAGGCGCGGCAACTCTCGATGCACCATCTCTCGGCCAGTCCGCCGTTCGGCGCGGAGGTCGCGTACGCCGCCGGCAAGACCGGCGACCGGGAGACGGCGTTGCGGATGGCACGGGGCTTCGAGAGCTCCGCGGCGCACACGTGGTTCGCGTACTCGACCGCCGCGGCCGCGCAGATCGGGGTGCCCGACACCGCGGCCGCGCTGGCCGATCTCGAGATGGCCACCAACGCCCGCGAGATCTGGCCCTCGTTCACGCCGTTGTGCGACTACTCGTTCGACTCGATCCGGGGAAGCAAGCGCTTCGCTACGCTGTTGCGGCGCGTCGGCCTCAACGACGCGCTGCTTACGCGGCCCGGAGCTTGCCGAGCCAAGTAG
- a CDS encoding PDZ domain-containing protein, whose translation LAFSAQYGGNVDVYVVPAEGGEPKRLTWHPGADIVEGWTPDGKSIVFNSARATAAPSAAPRFWTVPVEGGVETPMALPRAYQGKISPDGRRVAYRMNNSWDEERRNYRGGQNRPIWIVDLKTFALDTTPNVASDLIVAQAGSPRGSSHFSAPSQPESKNMDPVWVNDEVVDFISDRDGVANVWSYDTKAKKLTQSTHFTNFDVKAIDAASDGSAVVFEQAGDIHLLDPKSGSEHVVNITAAGDFAWMMPQWKDVTASMSNLALSPTGKRIAVEARGEIFTIPAERGDVRDLTNSSASAEREPAWSPDGKQISYFSDKSGEYALYIESQDGLTPAREIKIPTTGHFYTASWSPDGKRIMFHSADLKLWVVDVATGQAKVVGNDPWMVPTRTMNPVWSPDGKWIAYAKHLNSLYHAIEVVNVETGVSKQVTDGLADAVSPSWDASGKYLWFLASTDFGLKSQWLDMTNYDHTETFGLYAAMLRKSDASPFLPESDEEGAPTGATPGGFGGGGRGGRGGGAGAAGADSAAGGEQSARPAPRAPMPTVTIDFDGLEHRILTVPGVPERQYSNLKSGVAGMVYFLEAAAGGGGGRGAGGTGATLHRYSLRDHRDVSFVTGAADYDVSLDGHKLVYRGGGGGGGRGGRGGAPGAGGGPQLFLVDADRNPPQAGQGHVTADLRAFIDPKQEYKQIFDEAWRNQRDYLYVPNEHGADWPKVKEMYSQFLPFVNHRADLNYLIDMMGAEVSIGHSYVRGGDMPDVPAAVPGGLLGADFAIENGRYRITKIYDDEEWNTDLRAPLAAPGVDVRVGDYILSINGQDLKAPDNIYRLLDGTANRQTALVVSATPTPDGARHVTVVPVANEQGLRTRAWIEANRRTVDSLSHGQLAYVYLPNTGQPGYTSFNRYYFAQQDKKGAIIDERYNGGGQAADYIIDVLQRDYDGYFNNVAGDRMPFTSPAAGIWGPKVMIINEMAGSGGDLMPYMFRYRKIGTLVGKRTWGGLVHTADTPPFVDGGSAIAPRGGFFARDGKWAVENEGVAPDVDVENTPKEVIGGHDPQLEAAVAEAMKQLAAHPVDRATKEPPPPTWGKRVKPPA comes from the coding sequence AATCGATCGTCTTCAACTCGGCGCGCGCCACCGCGGCCCCGAGCGCGGCCCCGCGGTTTTGGACGGTGCCGGTCGAAGGCGGCGTCGAGACGCCGATGGCGTTGCCCCGAGCCTACCAGGGCAAAATCTCGCCCGACGGCCGCCGCGTCGCGTACAGAATGAACAACTCGTGGGACGAAGAGCGCCGCAACTACCGCGGCGGACAGAATCGTCCCATTTGGATCGTCGACCTCAAGACGTTCGCGCTCGACACCACGCCGAACGTCGCGTCCGATCTCATCGTCGCGCAGGCGGGTTCGCCCCGCGGCTCGTCGCACTTCTCGGCGCCGTCGCAGCCGGAATCCAAGAACATGGATCCGGTGTGGGTCAACGACGAAGTCGTCGACTTCATCTCGGACCGCGATGGTGTCGCGAACGTGTGGAGCTACGACACGAAGGCGAAGAAGCTCACGCAGTCCACGCACTTCACGAACTTCGACGTGAAAGCGATCGACGCGGCGTCGGACGGCAGCGCGGTCGTCTTCGAGCAGGCGGGTGACATCCACCTTCTCGATCCGAAGAGCGGCAGCGAACACGTGGTGAACATCACGGCCGCCGGCGACTTCGCCTGGATGATGCCGCAGTGGAAGGACGTGACGGCGAGCATGAGCAACCTCGCGCTCTCTCCGACCGGCAAGCGTATCGCGGTCGAGGCGCGCGGCGAGATCTTCACGATCCCGGCCGAGCGCGGCGACGTCCGCGACCTCACGAATTCGAGCGCGTCCGCGGAGCGCGAGCCCGCGTGGTCGCCCGACGGCAAGCAGATCTCGTACTTCAGCGACAAGTCCGGTGAGTACGCGCTGTACATCGAGTCGCAGGACGGGCTCACCCCGGCGCGCGAGATCAAGATCCCGACGACCGGCCACTTCTACACGGCGTCGTGGTCGCCCGACGGCAAGCGGATCATGTTCCACAGCGCGGACCTCAAGCTGTGGGTCGTCGACGTCGCGACCGGCCAGGCGAAGGTCGTGGGCAACGATCCGTGGATGGTGCCGACGCGAACGATGAATCCGGTGTGGTCGCCGGACGGCAAGTGGATCGCGTACGCGAAACATCTCAACTCGCTGTATCACGCGATCGAGGTCGTGAACGTCGAGACGGGCGTCTCGAAGCAGGTGACCGACGGACTCGCCGACGCCGTGTCGCCGTCGTGGGACGCGAGCGGCAAGTATCTCTGGTTCCTCGCGTCGACCGATTTCGGTCTCAAGTCGCAGTGGCTGGACATGACGAACTACGACCACACGGAGACGTTCGGCCTCTACGCGGCCATGCTGCGCAAGAGCGACGCGTCGCCGTTCCTTCCCGAGAGCGATGAAGAAGGTGCGCCGACCGGCGCGACGCCCGGTGGATTCGGCGGCGGCGGTCGTGGCGGTCGCGGCGGCGGCGCCGGCGCGGCTGGTGCCGACAGCGCGGCTGGCGGCGAACAGTCAGCGCGTCCGGCTCCACGTGCGCCGATGCCCACGGTCACGATCGACTTCGACGGCCTCGAGCACCGCATTCTCACCGTGCCGGGCGTTCCGGAACGCCAATACTCGAACTTGAAATCAGGCGTCGCCGGAATGGTATACTTCCTCGAGGCGGCCGCGGGTGGCGGCGGTGGCCGGGGCGCAGGTGGTACGGGTGCGACGCTGCACCGCTACTCGCTGCGCGACCATCGCGACGTTTCGTTCGTCACGGGCGCGGCCGACTATGACGTGAGCCTCGACGGACACAAGCTCGTGTATCGAGGCGGTGGCGGAGGCGGGGGTCGGGGCGGCCGGGGTGGCGCGCCCGGCGCGGGCGGCGGACCACAGCTCTTCCTCGTCGACGCGGACCGCAATCCGCCGCAGGCTGGCCAGGGCCACGTGACCGCGGATCTTCGCGCGTTCATCGACCCGAAGCAGGAGTACAAGCAGATATTCGACGAGGCGTGGCGCAACCAGCGCGACTACCTCTATGTGCCGAACGAACACGGCGCGGATTGGCCGAAAGTGAAGGAGATGTACAGCCAGTTCCTTCCCTTCGTGAACCATCGGGCGGATCTCAACTACCTGATCGACATGATGGGAGCGGAGGTCTCGATCGGTCACTCGTACGTGCGCGGCGGCGACATGCCCGACGTTCCGGCCGCGGTCCCTGGCGGACTGCTCGGCGCCGACTTCGCCATCGAGAATGGCCGGTATCGCATCACGAAGATCTACGACGACGAAGAGTGGAACACCGATCTTCGCGCACCGCTCGCCGCGCCGGGAGTGGACGTGCGCGTCGGCGACTACATCCTCTCGATCAACGGACAGGATCTGAAAGCGCCGGACAACATCTATCGCCTGCTCGACGGAACCGCGAATCGTCAAACGGCGCTCGTCGTGAGCGCGACGCCGACGCCGGATGGTGCGCGGCACGTCACGGTCGTTCCGGTCGCGAACGAGCAGGGGCTGCGCACGCGAGCCTGGATCGAAGCGAACCGCCGCACGGTGGATTCGCTCTCGCATGGCCAGCTCGCCTACGTCTATCTGCCCAACACCGGCCAGCCGGGCTATACGAGTTTCAACCGCTACTACTTCGCGCAGCAGGACAAGAAGGGCGCGATCATCGACGAGCGGTATAACGGCGGCGGCCAGGCGGCGGACTACATCATCGACGTGCTGCAGCGCGACTACGACGGCTACTTCAACAACGTGGCCGGCGATCGCATGCCGTTCACCAGCCCCGCCGCCGGCATCTGGGGCCCGAAGGTCATGATCATCAACGAAATGGCGGGATCAGGCGGCGACTTGATGCCGTACATGTTCCGCTATCGCAAGATCGGAACGCTCGTCGGCAAGCGCACGTGGGGCGGACTCGTTCACACCGCCGACACGCCGCCGTTCGTCGATGGCGGATCGGCGATCGCGCCGCGCGGCGGATTCTTCGCCCGCGACGGCAAGTGGGCAGTGGAGAACGAAGGCGTCGCCCCGGACGTCGACGTCGAAAACACGCCGAAGGAAGTGATCGGCGGCCACGACCCGCAGTTGGAAGCAGCAGTCGCCGAAGCGATGAAGCAGCTGGCCGCGCATCCGGTGGATCGTGCGACGAAGGAGCCGCCGCCGCCGACGTGGGGCAAGCGCGTGAAGCCGCCGGCCTGA